Proteins encoded within one genomic window of Lampris incognitus isolate fLamInc1 chromosome 1, fLamInc1.hap2, whole genome shotgun sequence:
- the rufy3 gene encoding protein RUFY3 isoform X4 — protein MAERDQPPEVSQTLDSCGKASRQDENGHGDSPDETLSPTSVIYFKEALNSSNVRFANAGPSSPAPLRHYELQIEKTRSKSKNPKDPIAIERLNLMNMAKLSIKGLIESALNLGRTLDSDYAPLQQFFVVMEHCLKHGLKTKKTFLGQNKSFWGALELVEKLTPEAGEITASVKDLPGLKTPLGRGRAWLRLALMQKKLSDYMKTIINRKDLLSEFYEPNALMMEEEGAVIAGLLVGLNVIDANLCMKGEDLDSQVGVIDFSMYLKDGGHSSKSTEGDGQITAILDQKNYVEELNRHLSASVNNLQAKVDALEKSNTKLTEELAVANNRIITLQEDVERVKEESSYQLESSRKALKSDSSADGQVLVETRKQLKEETLLRLDVEKELEVQIGMKQEMELSMKMLEKDICEKQDALVELRQQLEDLRGINQQLTHKSQGTEASSKQKSEIISRLEEKINQMAGTIKQLETSDKHMAKQARTLNTAAGKLFQP, from the exons ATGGCGGAGCGGGATCAGCCGCCGGAGGTCTCACAAACTTTGGACTCCTGCGGAAAGGCATCCCGTCAGGATGAAAACGGACACGGTGACAGTCCGGATGAGACTCTCTCGCCCACCTCGGTGATATACTTTAAAGAGGCTTTAAACTCCTCCAACGTGAGGTTTGCCAACGCAGGACCGTCTTCTCCCGCCCCGCTTCGTCATTATGAGCTCCAGATTGAGAAAACAAGGTCCAAGTCCAAAA ATCCCAAGGATCCAATTGCAATCGAAAGACTTAATTTGATGAACATGGCCAAATTGAGCATCAAGGGCCTGATCGAGTCAGCTCTCAACCTCGGCCGCACGCTTGACTCTGATTATGCTCCTCTCCAGCAATTCTTTGTTGTGATGGAGCATTGCCTGAAACATGGGTTGAAAA CCAAGAAGACATTCCTTGGGCAGAACAAGTCATTTTGGGGGGCATTGGAGCTGGTGGAGAAGCTGACCCCTGAGGCAGGGGAGATCACTGCCAGTGTAAAAGACCTGCCTGGCCTCAA AACACCTCTGGGAAGAGGGCGTGCCTGGCTCCGATTGGCCTTAATGCAGAAGAAACTCTCTGATTACatgaagaccatcatcaacagaAAGGACCTCCTTAG TGAATTCTACGAGCCGAATGCCTTGATGATGGAAGAAGAAGGGGCTGTGATCGCTGGGCTGCTTGTTGGACTAAACGTCATTGATGCCAATCTCTGTATGAAAGGAGAAGATTTGGATTCACAG GTGGGAGTTATAGACTTTTCGATGTACCTCAAGGATGGAGGACACAGTAGCAAGAGCACAGAAGG TGATGGCCAGATCACAGCAATTCTTGACCAGAAGAATTATGTTGAGGAGCTGAACAGACATTTAAG TGCATCAGTAAATAACCTCCAAGCCAAGGTGGATGCTTTGGAAAAGTCTAATACAAAGCTAACAGAGGAG CTTGCAGTGGCAAACAACAGGATCATTACCCTACAAGAAGATGTGGAGAGAGTAAAGGAGGAGAGCTCTTACCAACTGGAGTCCAGTAGGAAG GCACTTAAAAGCGATTCCTCAGCGGATGGACAAGTGCTGGTTGAAACGCGCAAGCAGCTCAAAGAGGAGACTCTGCTTCGACTG GACGTGGAGAAGGAGCTTGAGGTGCAGATTGGTATGAAGCAGGAGATGGAGTTGTCCATGAAAATGCTGGAGAAAGACATCTGCGAGAAGCAAGATGCTCTGGTGGAACTCAGACAGCAGCTGGAGGATCTTCGTGGCATCAACCAGCAGCTCACCCACAAGTCACAG GGCACAGAGGCCAGCTCCAAACAGAAGAGTGAAATCATCAGTCGCTTGGAGGAGAAAATAAACCAGATGGCAGGGACCATTAAACAGCTGGAGACCAG TGATAAACATATGGCAAAGCAGGCCAGAAccttaaacacagcagcagggaAGCTGTTTCAGCCATAA